The proteins below are encoded in one region of Stieleria sp. JC731:
- the surE gene encoding 5'/3'-nucleotidase SurE, translating into MKILLTNDDGVHAPGLKALSESLHHVLSRRQLTDAADVLVVAPDRCRSECGHSLESLRPLRIEEVQAGWHAVAGTPVDCVRVALQAMDFTPDVVFSGVNAGANLGINLLVSGTFAAAREASLQGVPAMAISHYRRPDVPKLWDHAPRWLEETISEYLDVARAHSQDRSDPAPLWNVNLPAVHPEPNVTPPRVYCGVDRKPIERTGVFNGDGSVQFQLDFHARPREDGRDVDRCFSGSITVSKVDPHFGLGD; encoded by the coding sequence GTGAAAATCCTGCTGACCAACGACGACGGTGTCCACGCACCAGGACTGAAAGCGTTATCTGAAAGCCTGCATCATGTGTTAAGCCGAAGGCAACTGACTGACGCGGCAGATGTCTTGGTTGTCGCGCCAGATCGTTGCCGCAGTGAGTGCGGCCATAGCCTGGAATCGCTGCGTCCACTGCGTATCGAGGAAGTCCAAGCGGGTTGGCATGCCGTCGCCGGAACGCCCGTCGATTGTGTTCGAGTCGCGCTACAAGCGATGGACTTTACCCCGGATGTCGTTTTCTCCGGAGTCAACGCCGGCGCGAATCTTGGGATCAACCTGCTGGTCAGCGGAACCTTTGCGGCCGCAAGAGAAGCCAGCCTGCAAGGCGTACCGGCAATGGCGATCTCTCATTATCGCCGTCCCGACGTTCCCAAGCTCTGGGACCATGCGCCGCGCTGGTTAGAAGAAACGATCAGCGAATACCTGGATGTCGCACGTGCACATTCCCAAGACCGATCTGATCCGGCGCCCTTATGGAACGTGAACCTGCCAGCGGTCCACCCAGAGCCAAATGTTACTCCGCCCCGAGTCTATTGCGGTGTGGACCGGAAACCGATCGAACGGACCGGCGTCTTCAATGGCGATGGATCGGTCCAATTCCAGCTCGATTTCCATGCCCGTCCAAGAGAGGACGGCCGGGATGTTGATCGTTGCTTTTCGGGATCGATTACCGTTAGCAAAGTCGATCCGCACTTTGGACTGGGAGACTGA
- the ispG gene encoding (E)-4-hydroxy-3-methylbut-2-enyl-diphosphate synthase, with the protein MEIKRNATRPVSIGDITVGDFNPIAVQSMTATKTQDIDATVAQAEAYRAAGAGVVRVAVDSNKDAEALAEIRKQTTANLAVDLQENFRLAELVAPHVDKIRYNPGHLYHHQRDKPWQDKVRFIINQAIEHDCAIRIGVNCGSVDPDKKEQYDPSDSITPMLESALEHCEFVDSLGFTRYVVSLKDSDPQKVIEVNTRFAEMRPDVPLHLGVTEAGMPPEGIIKTRIAFEQLIGRGIGDTVRVSLTLPNDRKPEEIDAGKQIVEDIYSGRVRTVVKLNEKSLNIISCPSCSRVENEAFIDLAQQVKEMTEYAKDYDITIAVMGCRVNGPGETDDADLGLWCGPAKVNLKKGPEPLGAFGYDEILPRLQQELDTLIASKSVAQ; encoded by the coding sequence ATGGAAATAAAACGAAACGCGACACGCCCTGTCTCGATTGGCGATATCACGGTTGGTGACTTCAACCCCATCGCGGTACAAAGCATGACCGCGACCAAAACACAAGACATCGACGCAACCGTTGCCCAGGCCGAAGCCTATCGTGCTGCCGGTGCAGGGGTCGTCCGCGTCGCCGTCGACAGCAACAAGGACGCTGAGGCACTAGCCGAAATTCGCAAACAGACCACAGCGAACTTAGCGGTCGACTTGCAGGAAAACTTCCGCCTGGCCGAACTGGTCGCGCCACATGTCGACAAGATCCGCTACAACCCCGGGCACTTGTACCACCACCAGCGTGATAAACCCTGGCAGGACAAGGTCCGATTTATCATCAACCAAGCGATCGAACATGACTGCGCGATTCGGATCGGCGTGAACTGCGGCAGTGTCGATCCCGACAAGAAAGAGCAATACGATCCCAGTGACTCGATCACACCAATGTTAGAAAGTGCTCTGGAGCACTGCGAGTTCGTCGATTCGCTGGGCTTCACCCGCTACGTTGTCTCGCTTAAAGACAGCGACCCGCAGAAAGTTATCGAGGTAAATACTCGATTCGCCGAAATGCGTCCCGACGTTCCGTTGCACCTCGGCGTCACCGAAGCCGGTATGCCACCCGAAGGGATCATTAAAACCCGGATCGCTTTTGAACAACTGATCGGTCGTGGAATCGGTGACACGGTTCGGGTCTCCCTCACGTTACCAAACGATCGCAAGCCCGAAGAAATCGATGCGGGCAAACAGATCGTCGAAGACATTTATTCCGGGCGCGTGCGGACGGTCGTCAAACTGAACGAGAAATCGCTGAATATCATCAGCTGCCCGAGCTGTTCACGCGTCGAAAACGAAGCGTTCATCGACTTAGCACAACAGGTCAAAGAGATGACCGAATACGCAAAGGACTACGACATCACGATCGCCGTCATGGGCTGCCGCGTGAACGGGCCCGGTGAAACCGACGATGCCGATTTGGGACTGTGGTGCGGCCCCGCTAAAGTCAACTTGAAGAAAGGCCCCGAACCACTCGGTGCGTTCGGGTACGACGAAATCCTGCCTCGTTTGCAACAGGAACTCGATACGCTGATCGCCAGCAAATCTGTCGCTCAGTAA
- a CDS encoding glycosyltransferase, with protein MYLRKPDNQTVDGDVAVRMKIDLVITELNMGGAEKALTRLALGLQQRDYDVRVLSIGSEPDALHAGLVDQLRTRNINVEFGGFDSTSRLISAARWLGQKFHSRKPDLCQTFLFHANCLGGWTAKRSGVKRTIAGIRVAEDNRLRCFIESRALRNFDHVVCVSQAVQTFARRKLAIAEGQSSVIANGTELIDHSQIEPFDWTTLGFDNYCKVLLFAGRFHPQKGLELLQQQFAKLVDADPSIRLVLIGHGPLEAELAGWIASHAGDRARLLPFQKDLRPYIAACDLFVLPSHYEGMANVALEAMATGKAVVCSQIEGTAELLLNSPNAAGPKVQGDAANLDRATPQSFPKGDGDAMRVRILNLLRDDDLRARLGKANRQSVRENFTVERMVAKYDELYRSQLPDVL; from the coding sequence GTGTACCTCCGAAAGCCGGACAACCAAACCGTCGATGGTGACGTAGCGGTACGTATGAAAATTGACTTGGTCATCACAGAGCTAAACATGGGCGGCGCCGAAAAGGCCCTGACCCGGTTGGCCCTTGGCTTGCAACAACGCGACTATGACGTTCGCGTTCTCTCTATCGGGTCCGAGCCAGACGCGCTGCATGCAGGACTCGTTGACCAACTTCGCACCAGGAATATCAATGTCGAATTCGGTGGATTTGATTCGACAAGCCGATTGATAAGTGCGGCTCGGTGGCTGGGCCAGAAATTCCATTCCCGCAAACCGGATCTCTGCCAGACGTTTCTATTTCATGCGAACTGCTTAGGCGGGTGGACCGCGAAACGATCGGGAGTCAAACGTACGATCGCTGGCATCCGAGTCGCCGAGGACAACCGCCTGCGATGTTTCATCGAATCCAGAGCCCTTCGAAACTTCGACCATGTCGTCTGTGTCAGCCAAGCGGTGCAGACCTTCGCCCGGCGAAAGCTAGCGATTGCCGAGGGCCAGTCAAGTGTCATCGCAAATGGCACCGAGCTGATCGACCATAGCCAAATCGAGCCTTTTGACTGGACCACACTCGGGTTTGACAACTACTGCAAAGTTCTACTTTTCGCCGGACGATTTCACCCTCAAAAGGGACTGGAATTGCTGCAGCAGCAGTTCGCAAAACTTGTCGATGCAGATCCCTCGATTCGATTGGTACTGATCGGTCACGGCCCCCTGGAAGCTGAACTTGCCGGTTGGATCGCTAGCCATGCGGGTGACCGGGCGCGGCTGCTGCCATTTCAAAAAGACCTGCGACCATACATCGCCGCGTGTGACCTGTTTGTGCTGCCGAGTCATTATGAAGGGATGGCTAACGTGGCTTTGGAAGCGATGGCAACCGGGAAAGCGGTGGTGTGCAGTCAGATCGAAGGGACAGCGGAACTGCTGCTGAACAGTCCAAATGCCGCTGGCCCAAAGGTCCAAGGTGATGCGGCGAACCTCGATCGCGCGACTCCGCAATCATTCCCGAAAGGCGATGGTGACGCGATGCGAGTCCGGATCTTGAACCTGCTCCGGGACGACGATCTCAGAGCCCGTCTCGGGAAAGCCAATCGACAATCCGTTCGCGAAAACTTTACCGTCGAACGAATGGTCGCAAAGTACGACGAACTCTACCGTTCACAATTGCCTGACGTTCTGTAA
- a CDS encoding class I SAM-dependent methyltransferase gives MSTVTPSDKDSKHSESNRNGSTHRESDTKPQRRRRLGVPHAAKLYHNLVPAYQAVWPAVAGRNIRMAIGRMNLDSGSKVLEVGVGTGLSLPNYPKHIDLTGIDLSESMLAEAESLIRRQRWDHIGVQAMNAESLDFDDNQFDVVTSFHTVSVVSNPGRMMSEIVRVCRPGGQILIINHFRSENPLIARVIDSAGNVTRRLGWRTDLELQEIMSELPIRIEERYKPNPFSFFTIMRATCKPDLIG, from the coding sequence ATGAGCACCGTTACGCCAAGCGATAAAGATTCTAAACACAGCGAATCGAACCGAAATGGATCGACCCATCGGGAGAGCGACACGAAGCCGCAACGACGTAGGCGGTTAGGTGTCCCCCACGCGGCGAAGTTGTACCATAATCTGGTTCCTGCCTACCAAGCGGTGTGGCCTGCGGTTGCAGGACGAAACATCCGTATGGCTATTGGGCGAATGAACCTGGATTCCGGTTCAAAAGTTCTAGAAGTAGGTGTTGGAACCGGACTGTCGCTTCCAAACTATCCCAAGCACATTGATTTGACAGGCATCGATCTGTCCGAATCGATGCTTGCTGAAGCGGAGTCGTTAATCCGACGCCAACGCTGGGACCATATCGGCGTTCAAGCGATGAACGCTGAAAGCCTGGATTTTGACGACAACCAGTTCGATGTTGTCACCTCGTTTCACACTGTCAGTGTGGTTTCGAATCCCGGACGGATGATGAGCGAGATAGTTCGCGTTTGTCGTCCCGGTGGTCAAATTTTGATTATCAACCACTTCCGAAGTGAAAACCCATTGATCGCGCGTGTGATCGATTCGGCTGGCAATGTTACGCGTCGATTGGGGTGGCGAACCGATCTTGAGCTTCAAGAGATCATGAGCGAATTGCCCATTCGCATCGAAGAACGCTACAAGCCAAACCCATTTTCGTTCTTCACGATCATGCGTGCGACCTGCAAGCCAGATTTGATCGGTTAA